A region of bacterium DNA encodes the following proteins:
- a CDS encoding FecR domain-containing protein, whose product MKSFMIKMTALLACVATVITATLYLAEANDGKAVAIVVKSTGKAQAKQGNKWVDVTKGSRLFSGDKVVTKDDGFAAVMFLDDKSIIKLKPNSNLEVKGQYEGKSISKNIVMDVGELFVKVSKQKGSFQVATPTSVASVKGTEFWVIENTNGTKVIGIEGLIEVLNKASNKKQDVSAGNTANSDKSGNLNVDTTKENEIPEDKDLEEIIIKFRDNDGKEKEVKIKY is encoded by the coding sequence ATGAAATCATTCATGATCAAAATGACGGCGCTTTTGGCCTGTGTAGCTACGGTCATCACGGCGACGTTGTATTTGGCTGAAGCCAATGACGGCAAAGCGGTTGCGATCGTCGTCAAGTCCACCGGTAAAGCGCAAGCCAAACAAGGAAACAAATGGGTTGACGTGACTAAGGGATCAAGGCTTTTTTCGGGCGATAAAGTGGTAACCAAAGATGATGGTTTTGCCGCTGTGATGTTTCTTGATGATAAGAGCATTATCAAGCTTAAGCCCAATTCCAATCTCGAAGTTAAAGGCCAATATGAAGGTAAATCCATTTCGAAAAACATTGTGATGGACGTCGGTGAACTTTTCGTGAAAGTATCCAAACAAAAAGGTTCTTTCCAAGTTGCAACACCAACCTCAGTCGCTTCGGTAAAAGGTACAGAATTTTGGGTGATTGAAAACACCAATGGTACAAAAGTTATCGGTATCGAAGGTTTGATCGAAGTTTTGAATAAAGCATCGAATAAAAAGCAAGACGTTTCGGCCGGTAATACTGCAAATTCGGATAAGTCCGGTAATTTGAACGTAGATACAACCAAGGAAAATGAGATTCCTGAAGACAAAGATCTTGAAGAAATTATTATCAAATTTAGAGATAATGATGGCAAAGAAAAAGAAGTTAAGATTAAATACTAA